The Chaetodon trifascialis isolate fChaTrf1 chromosome 11, fChaTrf1.hap1, whole genome shotgun sequence nucleotide sequence CACGTTCCATTTCTGCATTCAGCCGTGGCATCTGAGGCTTTGTATTGATATCCTTGGTTACATGTTATGCGTATTATGTTTCCCTCCTCATACCATCCCTTTTTCTTCTCAATGTATTTTGCATTGGGGACAGCTGGTGGAAGACAGGCCTTTTCATCTGAGGGGGGAAAGAACAGGACAACATTTTCAGACTTCACAGAACAGcttttatgaatgtttaataacGACACTTTACAACATTAAGATCCACTGACTGTTCATCACAGGTTTCAAGTTGTGAATGGTTCAGTTTAAGAGTGATCTTCTCAGGTTCATGTGAATAATTTTAGACGCCTAAAGACATTACACTATACACAttcgcaataaaaaaaaagcaaagctaagaaaaaaaagaaacattgtgTGTAACagaattctgttttatttattcatttttttctaatttcccCTGGTGACCCCATGGATTCCTCCTGTTACCACTTGTGGGGTCCCGTTCAAAGCTAGTATAATATCTGTAAATGTCATTATGAAGCGTTATAGACAGTAATAATGTACAGAAGGGCAAGCATTTGTTACAGGTGTGATTTGCATTTTTGCCTGTGTAGTGAATGTGCTTGAATTAATTTGTAGACAATCTAAGTCTTCCTTTCTGTGTGAGCATCTGATTTCAGGAATTTTTTACAGCCCTGTAGaattcttttaaaatgtagcATCTAAAATGAGCAGCACCATCACGCACAATTGTTAAATGCCATTTTTATTCAATTTCTAGACTAATTTGATGTGATTATTGTCTTTACATTGACATCATTCAATAGCAGCTGACACCCTAAAGGATTCAAAGCAACTTCAGACAATCCTGTAGAGATATGTATGAAACACTTACCTATACATTGTGGTTCATGAGACCATTTGCCATTCTGACATGTGCTTGTTGCCCACCAACCCTCCACGACTGGTTTATGTCCATTTTCACAGGCATAAGTGAGCTTGGTTTCATGAGCATAAGTTTCATGTTCGGGGACAAAATAACCACCATTCAGTGTGGGAGCAGGACAAGGCAGAGCTGCACTTTGTGCTGAAATACAACGATAAACAAAgtacacattaaacacacatttaacaaaTTACAATGTCTCAAAAGTGACGCTGGTCAGCGTTCTTACCGTGCAGCACTCCTGGAAACCAAAGCAGGAGAACAAATCTGAGACATGTCAGCCACATTTTGTCAAGAATTAGATCAACACGACAAAGCAGAGTGAAGAGCCCAGCTCACATCTGGACCAGTTAATAATTGTCCAGGGCATTTCCTGAAAAGGACTATGAAGTTAAGAAACAGTAAACATCAGGCTGAATCACTGTCACTGCTCggaagccaacacacacacacacacacacacacacacacacacacacacacacacacacacacacacacacacacacacacacacacacacacacacacacacacacggcttcATGTACTGCAGTCAGATCAGTCACATTGTGCAACACCATCTTGGTGCTGCTTatcacacatgtaaacacagtacACAGATCAGTGTTGTGCACAGCAGTTGCTACATTTCTCatcatttttcctccactttgGTCCACACCAAACATCATGCAGCAGTGTACGCTGAGAGTTAACAATATTCTCTAAAACACTGCTCTTGTTGTttcacatttgttcatttgtttaagAAATACCCCaaatgattgatttgatttccaGTTGATGGTCCAGACTGCTGTGATCAGAGGTCAGCGTCCAGAGCACAGCCACACCAAAGGACAGACTTTAGACAGAGGTGGAGTTCTGTTATAGATGTATTTAATTATCAAGCTCATGTTCCATGTTAGCTCTTATAGGATGGGATATTTAGCTTGCTgtcaaacagtttgtttttgaattCTAGCTCAAACACTGATTGCTATCTGCTGGGTCCTCATGTGCTCTGCATGATCTTATTCAGTCCTGAAAGCAGCCtttttcacagaggacatgttggCATGTAGGAGACAGATGGGtgtaaataataatatgaaTGCTGGTGTTGCTGATTCAGTCTGATGGTCCTGGAGCTGAAAGTTGCAAGAAATCTTTGTAGAGCTGACAGAAACTACAGAGTCTGTGATAATTGATAACATGCTGGGTGATAACTGTTCTAAACAGTTTGtggacaaaatgacacaaaggtCTGCGGTGAGGTTTCTggcaaacattttattcagacTGCTGAAGAGGCCACATAGATGTTATTCGTGCATTAAGAGTTCCAGTTATAAAGACACAATCAGCTCCAGCAACGTGTGTATGtattttccattaaaatgaaacaaatcaaatacaaaTGTGACCAAAAAAACAGTCTTTGTTGTCAGTCCAGCAGGAGCTCCTCTGCTCAGCTCCACTGGCAATATCCCTGGTTAGAACGGAGACAACAAGCAACAAAGTTAACAGTTAATCAGTTAATGTAAAAGTGCTGAATGAAATCTGTTATCCAAcatgaaatacacaaaacattttcatactAATGTAGTTCtttgaaaagtaaatgaaagtCTAACACTTACATATCGATGGTAGTCATATGGACAACCTAAAAAGAATCCATTGACAGCAGTCAGTATTTCAGCAGGAGATTTCATTCACACAAACTTTTGTTGCTGAGGTCTAATTCACCTCATTTCCTCTTGGCTGCACCTCCTGAGCAAAATATATTCTGTTCTTAAAGGCCTTGACTCTTTGTCAGGGTTTGTTTATGTTGATTTGTGTTGGTGTTATGAGgcattttactcatcataaACTGCACTTTGTCTGGACCTAACATGGTGAAGCATTGGTgggctggtggtggtgttggaggataaaggggaaaaaacatgcTTTATAATGTGAAAGGTGGGAGGACCAGCAATAGAGGGATTCCAGAAGCTGGCTGGTGTGGTGGACACAGAGACTTTGTAAAGTGGGAAAAGTTTGGCTTTATTGCCGATCTCATGAAAAAGAAAGCTGTTGTCATCGAGAGCACGCTGCAAGAGGGCGACTGtccagaggacagaaaaggcagaaacTAAAAGCATTGTGGCAAATTGAAATGTGAAGAGCTTACTCATATACTTACAACTTGAGAAAGATATTCTTCCATTAATGCAGCGAAAGACTCTGTAATAATTCTGGTACCCGGTACACCAAAAACTCTTTTGCTCTCCTTCCTTTAGATATTCATTGGCAGGAATTCTAATATTGTACCCAGCATATTGAGCAGGATCCAGGACACAGAACGCTTCTGcaaaaaaatcaacagaaaagaaaatatatatgatTATTTGACTGATATCTTTGATAGAGTTTTGGATTGAAAAATAATGATATTGACTAGTTAATACCTTTGCAGACGGGCAGTTCTGACCAGCTGCCATCGCTGTGACACACCACAGTGTCTGAACCGACTTGTGTGTAAAAAGCATTACATTTGTATTTCAAAGACATTAGATCTGTTTGCACAACAACACCATTTGGAACCACTGGGTGATCTCCACAGTTcctgactgaaagaaaagagtGGTTATTTAACAGTCACAGTATCCCAGTGAATGAGtgatcacagcagcaacatcacaGCTTATTGTAATAAAATGAACATGATGAAATCTACCTTATTTTGCTTATCGAAACATCCCTGACTGGCTTTACAAACAGATTTTatccttgtttttttctcccatgTTTAATGCCTAATTGACTGCACTGTAGTCTTTAATACCAGCAAATGACTTTAAAATCACCTCTGCTGTGATTGCTATATGGGTCTGATGTCTGATGATGTAGTGCTGCACTGCCACTTTTTGGCTTGttataatattttattttgagagGCTTATTTTGAAGTTACAGTtaagtgtttttctgtatttttcctctGTAGTTTTCACGGTGCGACACAAGTAAATGTGAATACAGACACCTGTCAAGAGGACGCTACAATACCACCTGACCTCACCTGCTGCCTCTTATCTGGCAGCCATGAGCTTCACAGGGAGgatgtaacacacacataataaacACTATTTCTCCCACATGCTACCCTTTCCCATGCAGGCACCACAACCAATCAGCAGGAGTCATTAGTGCAGTGAGAAAGACATCATCCCTCCCTGGCACTTCCAATCCAGAGATACCACTGCTTAGAGCCAAAACTTTCAGTAAGGCTGTACTGAAATGATACAGATTTCTTCATAATGACTACTGGCTCTAAATTTGGCTTTTTAATACAGTAGCCAGTCAGCAAGTGAAGAAATATTTGAGAAGTTACACCAagtaaatacatgaaaaaacacaagctAACGTATGCAATGtgaatgaaacaatgaatcTGTATGATTTACTTGATATGAACGGAGGACCGCTTTCTCTCCCATTTGAGTCAAAGGTGGCAGAAGATCCTGTAAGATAAAGAACAGATAAAGGTCGGTTTCCAGAACTGAAGACACATCAGTCAGTATCATTTTGAGATGTTCGGCatccatttttttctgaatgtttttatgCCAGCAATTCTTCATGCTTTTTGAAAATTGAAGACTGAAAATTGTAATTTAAATTAAACTTTCAATCAATGATTATGAAATATCCTCTAGAATACAGTTTGTTTCCACAAATTCTACAGAGTTGTGTCCTGCTGTTAGATGTACCTCTACCATGTCCAGTACCCGGCCTGCTACCTCTACAggacatatacagtatatattgcATTCTATAGAGGGATTGGAGAGATAAATTGCTACACATGCATATCCAATACTCCAATTGCAGATTGTGTCCCAGTGCCAACAGATGAAGTGTGATGTCCACCTGTTCCACCCACTGTGGATCCACCATGTCCAGTGCCTGGTCTGGTATCTCTGTctaacaggaagagagaaaactCATGAGACATATACAGTACTGATTCTAGAAAGGGAATGGATTGGAGAGATAAATGGATACTTATGCATATCCAGTATTCCACCTGCAGGTTGTGTCCCACTGCCAACAGATGAAGTGTGTCGTCCACCTGCTCCACCAACTGTGGATCCACCATGTCCAGTACCTGGTCTGGTTTCTCTGCCTAAATGGAaattaattacaataataataataaaatgacaaGATATTAGAAATGTTCTatagagtgtttttttttaaatggataTACTGTTTAGTAGGATTCCTCCCTCATTCCTAGTGTTTCTACTGCCTCTGATTCACAATACACAATCTAGCCAGCCCCACACCATTGCTCCAGATTTCCACCACTAGCTAATCTTATAATAAATTAGTCTTGGTTGAACTTTTACATAGTCTGAGTTCTTCTTTTGGGTCTTGAGGAATTAACAGAATGACCTGGCCAAATGGGCCCTGAAGACCAGGGAACAAACAACATGTAACACGCCATATCCAAACAAGGAATCTTCCTTGGACACCATGAGCAGTTTCTCGGCACACTCTCCGATAATACTCAAATCATGGGAACAGTATCATTTTGAGATGTTCAGCatccatttttttctgaatgtttttatgCCAGCAATTCTTCATGCTTTTTGGAAATTGAAGACTGAAAATTGTAATTTAAATTAAACTTTCAATCAATGATTATGAAATATCCTCTAGAATACAGTTTGTTTCCACAAATTCTACAGAGTTGTGTCCTGCTGCTAGATGTACCTCTACCATGCCCAGTACCCGGCCTGCTACCTCTACAggacatatacagtatatattgcATTCTATAGAGGGACTGGAGAGACAAATTTCTACTCATGCATATCCAATACTCCAATTGCAGATTGTGTCCCAGTGCCAACAGATGAAGTGTGATGTCCACCTGTTCCACCCACTGTGGATCCGCCATGTCCAGTGCCTGGTCTGGTTTCTCTGTCTAACAGGGGGAGAGAAAACTCATGAGACATATACAGTACTGATTCTAGAAAGGGAATGGATTGGAGAGATAAATGGATACTCATGCATATCCAGTATTCCACCTGCAGGTTGTGTCCCAGTGCCAACAGATGAAGTGTGTCGTCCACCTGCTCCACCAACTGTGGATCCGCCATGTCCAGTACCTGGTCTGG carries:
- the LOC139338825 gene encoding complement factor H-related protein 1-like — encoded protein: MWLTCLRFVLLLWFPGVLHAQSAALPCPAPTLNGGYFVPEHETYAHETKLTYACENGHKPVVEGWWATSTCQNGKWSHEPQCIDEKACLPPAVPNAKYIEKKKGWYEEGNIIRITCNQGYQYKASDATAECRNGTWSPTPVCEKSTDACGEPPEIPHAVIIHEEYQELFDLSAHVQYECEDGYTADGGDRGKVIVCSSGTWSEGPTCRSASSSRQTRPQVMG